The window TAACGAAACCGGCCTTCGATCGGATTTCCTAACATAGTCCCTTTTGTATCATAAACGATAAGGACTATCGCAGTATCATTTATTATTTGGATCTCTTCCAATTTTGATACGATTGATTCTACCAACATCGTTTTGTTTTTATGTGAGTCCAAATCCATTTCTTTAGTGACAATCAAACCATTTGGTGCAATGAATCTCAAATCTTCATGGATGACAGATTCTAAAAATGGAATATCACTTTTTTTAATAGCTTCAATGAGTTGTTT of the Leptospira biflexa serovar Patoc strain 'Patoc 1 (Paris)' genome contains:
- a CDS encoding nuclear transport factor 2 family protein, translated to MEISIQTQEIESLEKQLIEAIKKSDIPFLESVIHEDLRFIAPNGLIVTKEMDLDSHKNKTMLVESIVSKLEEIQIINDTAIVLIVYDTKGTMLGNPIEGRFRYLRVWKQFSNGYQIIAGSCIKIES